AATTCATCAATGAACCTTCATGATGAGGTAATAAGATTGCTGAAACATGCATCTCAAAATTTCAATGACTATCCCCCTAAAAATCCTTTGTACTTCTGCCTGACAGGATTTCCCAAATTGTTTtctatcaaaacatcaaaagttTTATCATTGATTTCCCTTTGTGACCATGCACGCAATTAATGTTACGTAACAAACCCACACCCTTGAAGGGCAAGGGTAAAGttggtaaaataatatattttactgTCTCGGTCTGACTTCACTCAAAAAGATAAATGATCATAAATGGACTATAAAATTAGGATAGGTTGAATTCATGATTGTCAGTGTATTTTGTGAAAGTTCTTATTTGTTAAGTGGTGTTTTTGATTGAGTTCCCCAATTGGTCAAGTGTCCTAGCAGCTCTACTTTTTCTGATACCTGTTCTGAAAATTGTTCAGATATTTATATACTGGTCATATGCTGTGCTGATTACTTTAATATTCCCAATTCTTCTAGACCTACTGAATTGTGTTACTTGAGGAAAGTGCAACCTTTGGGTCCCGTCCCTGATTTCAGGAAGATAGAGTATAGATTACTAAGATGAGGGTTTTACACTCGCAAAAttttagaaagtaaataaataaagtcgATCTATTTTATGCTTAAACAAGCACCAGTTACCCAGTAAGTACGTATGCTTGTAAGCATGTTCAATTCATAATAGAGGGGAAGCTGCTTAGAAGTGAATGACGTGACAGATCAAATCTTGCATTGCTTTATACATGTTTCACAGCATTCCAAAGAAGCTCAGCGGCATGAACACTCTTTATTGTTGCAATGTGTGACATGTACCAGGGCTTTGAGAACACTTTGGATGAGCTTGGTGACGTTTCAGGTTCAGAATTTGAAATCCCGGAGCATTTTGATGATCAGGTAGTGGTTTTTTAGTGACTTGGCATCAAGCATATTGAAGACTAACTCTATACTTCAGCTGGGTTATAAGCATGTAAATCTTAGTTACTTCTCCAAGTTCACAGTACCAACTTACAGGTTGACATTGAGGATTCCAGTACAGGGACGGAGTGGCCTGGAACCTGAGACCATGCTATCTGCCTTCCTTGTTAATCCTTTCTAAGAGCATCCGGTTTCTTTCCAGGGATGAAGATGCAATTCTGGTTTATACTAACATCAGATGTCTAGAGATGGTTTTTGTTTATAGACAAACTTTACTTGTATTTGAAAGTTGCTGGGCATTTTCTTGACACTTGTGCACTGTATAATGTGATTACTGTTCTCCTTTTCCCGTGTTCACCCTCATTTTGTTCTATTGTAAGGATGTAACTAATCGAATGGAAATGTGTTGTGGTAAGGCCTGCTTACCTTAATGAAGCATTGAGCTGATCTGGTTATGAAGTGCAAGTAAATAGGTTAATGCCGTTCGTTCACGGTGTTATGATGATTATTTTCAAGTATAGATAGATGGACTACTCATTTCTCCAATTGGAGATTTAGGAactataaaggaaaaaaaaaaaaaaaataaccctcatgtttgtcctttcaattttgagTCGTATCTTGTTGGGATTTTCTGCTCTTTTCGTCAGGTTTATAAAGACaacaagaatataaaaagataggtgcaaaaaatcaattgaagttGTTCTATCAAATAAAGTTGATTGCATTGCATTAGTCATGTAAAGTGTTCCTGAGTTTCCTATAGCTCCAAGCTGAGAGTTCCTAGGCAGCTAAATTGGTTGGTGAAATTTGTTCCCAAGATGTGCGAAACCAACTGGATCGGTGTTGGCACCTTCATACAACTTGTTCCCAAGGAGGTCGTTTGTTATCATAAAAGTCAAGAGTTTCCGAATATGTTAGCTGGATCAGATTTGGGAATAGGCAACAATTTCTAGGCAGATTAACAATATGGTGGATAAAACGATGTTTGGACCGACATCCTCAGTGGTAGGTTGGAGATGATAGAACAAGAATGTTGTCAGGACGTCCATTCACGAGATCACTATTTGTCTTAGTCGAGCTGCTTCATCTTCATCGTTTGCTTATTATCCACAACAATCGATATGATTACCGGATCAGATCAGAGAAAACCAATCCTAATTTCCTCCGGTGAAGGAATTGTGTCGTGTCAGGTCTGAAGATGTGAGCATTACGAGTTTAAGTTTTGATTGAAGATTTATGCATGTTTCCAATTTTGCTCCGCTTCAGTTTTGTACAGAGTTCCTCTTTGCAGGATTTGACAATGGATGTCTTTGGTTCACTTTGTTTAACCAGGTAGGATTTTGAAGTGAATGCTTTTGCTCAACATATCGTGGGAAAATCAACTCCTCGCATCCATTTGAGGAACAAAATATGACGATAGCTTCATAGATGAAAGCCTCACTGCCGATATATTGCATTAAGTTCAAGCATTTTTACAGAACATGAAAATCAAGTAATGCTATGTGCTTTTAACTTCTGAAACGAACAATCTGGGGAAAATGTTCAAGTGTTTGCTGTTCAGGATGACGCAGTGATATCAAACCATATGTAAGGTACAAGTTGAAACTTCCTCCAGCTGCTCAATACTTAATGATGTGGCGGCGCAGCCATAGCTCATACATAATCATGCGAAACAAATCATACTTGACAGGAAGAGAATTCCATTGGAAGTGCTTCCTAACCtgcaaacaagaaataaaatatttggatAATAATCTAGGTGATGAATGGATATTTTCGGGAATACACTGGTTTGATTGAAAAGGGACAAAATTCTTATCCACCTGAAGaacattttgatgcattttcttataattttcttCTGGTATTCCCTTAAGAATTTTCTCTAGATTGGGAACATGTTCCTCTTTGAGAATTACAGAGAAATTATTCCAGTCAAGAACGTCATTGAATGGAAAGTCATAGTAGTCGGACAAGATAACTGCAGAAACACACATGAACTGCTTAGAAGAGAAACCAGAGGCCAGACAGATTGAcgagtaaaaaaaaaggtgttttaaTGTATCCTTTATCTAAGAAATTGAAGTTCTTGCCagatatcataaaaaatcactaaataaTGAATGTCAAAATGTTTTTATGGatgaaaaattatgaagcatGCCAGTCTGGTTACCAAATGAATGAATACAacagaaggagaaaagaaaagcctTATGAGAAGCATTCTTACCAGGTACACATCCAAAAGTCATCGACTCCGTTAAGCAAACACCACCGACATGATTATTCCCACGAGGACAAATGCAAAATTGACTTCCATACAGTTCATTTTCATAAGCGTCTAGTATGgtatcctttttcattttgtcgAAGAAATGGAAGTTAAACTCTGGAGCACCTTTATAAAAAAGTAGAAGATTCTTTCTTACATCTGAGTTAAGAGAACCAGCCCAGAAACCGAGTTTAGTCCTGCAATATTTTGCCCCAGAAGCTTAGCTGAAGCAGAACTGATTCTATGAGAAGATTCAAATATCAAATCATACATCGAAATTCAAGTTGTATAACAAGGGTTAACCACTCCAGTCCACACGATCATTGCTTAAGGATGCGACTACCAAGTCAAAAAGCCTGCCTAAAAGCCATGTGGAACTTGGGAAGCTTTAGTGCCAGATTTTACTGTGTTCAGATGAGCCAAAAGCATTCATAGAGagttaaatttggttttttcacTACCTTCGAGGGAGCATAATCTCTGGGTAAATCATTAAAGGGCGAGACTGCACAGTTGACCTGGCAAGTTGCAGCAGGTTTCTAAAGTTACGTTCATGGAAAATCACAGTACTTCAAGGATATACAAGGTGTTAAACCATAGAAGATTACCTGCTCCACACGTCGTCTCcatcatgaagagagatctctAATGTCTGCGGGAGGGACATATCCTTCTGCGGAATATACTTGGAGTCATAACTTGGTGAACAAACAAGTCGAATTACGTTCTTCATGAGCAATGGAACTTCTTCCATAGTCCCGTTGTCAATGTCATGGCAACTGAAATAGAAATGATCAGCACCTAAAGTCCTATTCCAGTGAGGGTATGAGGAAATCAAGCTCTTGACATAATTCTCGATATCCTTCTCCTCCtgcattgaaaaattatatatgttgaagTTAAATGCACCACCATTGCCGAATTATAAGAAATCAATTCATCCATCATTTGTACCTAATTGCATTACTAGACATATTGCTTACTTTCAATTacaaagattaaatttaaataattacttGTATTTCAAGTACGTACCCTGCCTCCCGTTTTCCTACAAGACAAGGGAATCAGGAAGAGATGAGCCACAGTGGGATCATCTGTGAAGAACGAACTGGGTATCAGATTCTTCAAGAAGTAATGTTCACTTGCATATTTTCTCTTGAGCTTGTCTCTTGGATCATAACACGTTGTAGGGTCTCTCCCTGGGTACACAAAGACCTTGAAATCGTTCTCCATTGTCGCATAATTTGGCAAGAAGAAGTCTTCTCTGTGATAAATGCTACCAATCGAATTGCCCTTAAACACCATAAgaggagaggaagaaaaaactgAGGAATTAAACTCACTGAAACGCCCTTTAAGACCCAAAAAGTACAACAAAgtgatgaggaaaaagaaaaagcaagtgATCCTAGAAGAACCTGAAATCGGAAGAAAGGGAATGATACCTTACGACTGCG
This Populus alba chromosome 7, ASM523922v2, whole genome shotgun sequence DNA region includes the following protein-coding sequences:
- the LOC118040311 gene encoding probable glycosyltransferase At3g42180, with protein sequence MKKDTILDAYENELYGSQFCICPRGNNHVGGVCLTESMTFGCVPVILSDYYDFPFNDVLDWNNFSVILKEEHVPNLEKILKGIPEENYKKMHQNVLQVRKHFQWNSLPVKYDLFRMIMYELWLRRHIIKY
- the LOC118040309 gene encoding probable glycosyltransferase At5g20260, translating into MVFKGNSIGSIYHREDFFLPNYATMENDFKVFVYPGRDPTTCYDPRDKLKRKYASEHYFLKNLIPSSFFTDDPTVAHLFLIPLSCRKTGGREKDIENYVKSLISSYPHWNRTLGADHFYFSCHDIDNGTMEEVPLLMKNVIRLVCSPSYDSKYIPQKDMSLPQTLEISLHDGDDVWSRSTVQSRPLMIYPEIMLPRR